GGGCCTTCCGTACGTATCCAGCATGAGCACCTTAAAACATTTGGGGCAATCCTTAAGAATGTGGCGAATAAACTTAATTTTTCAGAGGTAACATGACCAGGCAGGCAATTCGCGTGGGCATTATCGGCACAGGTCGAATCTCTGACCTACATGCTATCGAGTACATACAAAACCCCTTCAGTCAGATCACAGCGCTCTGCGATCAAGATCTCGACCTTGCAAAAGCTCGAGCAGAAAAGTGGGGATGTCCGGATGCAGTTGTTACAAATAATTATGAAGACTTATTGGCGCGAGATGACGTGGACTTGGTTGAATTGCTGCTGCCTCATAATTTGCACTTGCCGATTGCTCTAAAGGCGATCGAAGCGAAGAAAATCGTTTCACTACAAAAGCCAATGTGCATCAATCTAGATGAAGCAGATCAATTGGTAGCTGCCGCTAAAGTGAGTTCACAGCCTTTTAAAGTCTTTGAAAACTTTATCTTTCATCCACCAGTGATGAAGGCCAAAGCTTTGATAGATGAGGGAGCGATTGGTGAACCACTGTCGATCCGGATTAAGTCAAACTCTGGCAAGGGAAAAACAGCGTGGGAGATACCAAGCAGTGCTGATGCATGGCGACAAGATAAAGAGACCTCTGGAGGTGGTCCGCTAGTTTTTGATGATGGGCATCACAAATTTGCACTGGCCTGGTACTTCATGGGGAATCCAAAAGAAGTGCACTCTTACATTCATCATACACAACGGAAAGACGGTGGTTTTTTGGATGCCCCATCATTGATTTCATTTCGTTTCCAGAATGGGAAAATTGGCAATTTGGAGGTGGTCTATTCTCCTGAACTTGAAATTTCTGGCTACTACTATGCGCAGGATGACCGTTTGGAAATAACAGGCACACATGGGATCATTTGGATCAACGGAGGGCATGGTCGAATCGGTGAAACTCCTCCACTAGTGCTCTACTCCAGGGACAATATCACTGAATATCGGGATATCGCTATGGGGTGGGAGCAGAGTTTTATTCAGTCAACTCGCCATTTTCTCAATGTGCTAAAAGATGGAGGAGAGCCCATTTTGACTGCCAGGCAGGGAAGACAGGTATTAAAATTTGCCTTGGCAGCAGAAGAATCAGCCCAAAAAGGGCAATCCATTAGATTGCAGGAGGATCTGTCATGAACTCATCACAAGGTTTCCCAGAAACCCAATTAAAAAGAGCACAGTGGTTTAAAAGCCATGGTGGAGTGAATGCAGTTGTTGAGGCAGGAATATTATCAAATACAGTTTCCTTAGGCCTGACTGAGGTACTGGTGCTAGGGCTGATCAGGCAAGGAGTTACGAAATTTCTAATGATCTTGGGACATGGTTCTACTGAATTTGGAGAAACACTTCGAGTTTATGAATCTGCAGGTTTGGTGAACGGGTTTCAGTTTCGAAATGAAGTTGAAATGGCCCACACCGCCACAGCATTACGTTGGGTGTATGATGAACCATGTGCCGTTGTTACTTCTATTGGACCAGGAGCTCTGCAAGCCATGGCAGCATCTATAGTTTCTTCATCGAATGGCATTGGAGTCTATCACATTTACGGTGATGAAACTACCTATGGCGAGGGATACAACATGCAGCAGATACCGAAACGTGAACAAGGCATGTTCGGGCAAATCACA
The SAR324 cluster bacterium DNA segment above includes these coding regions:
- a CDS encoding Gfo/Idh/MocA family oxidoreductase is translated as MTRQAIRVGIIGTGRISDLHAIEYIQNPFSQITALCDQDLDLAKARAEKWGCPDAVVTNNYEDLLARDDVDLVELLLPHNLHLPIALKAIEAKKIVSLQKPMCINLDEADQLVAAAKVSSQPFKVFENFIFHPPVMKAKALIDEGAIGEPLSIRIKSNSGKGKTAWEIPSSADAWRQDKETSGGGPLVFDDGHHKFALAWYFMGNPKEVHSYIHHTQRKDGGFLDAPSLISFRFQNGKIGNLEVVYSPELEISGYYYAQDDRLEITGTHGIIWINGGHGRIGETPPLVLYSRDNITEYRDIAMGWEQSFIQSTRHFLNVLKDGGEPILTARQGRQVLKFALAAEESAQKGQSIRLQEDLS